The following coding sequences lie in one Danio rerio strain Tuebingen ecotype United States chromosome 3, GRCz12tu, whole genome shotgun sequence genomic window:
- the LOC110439329 gene encoding uncharacterized protein isoform X1: protein MRGRTHSLKRKDKKWVTCTQCGKSLANKKNLKSHMRIHTGEKPFTCSQCGKSFRDSSNLNRHMLIHSGEKTHSCDQCGKSFLLASGLNDHLRVHATEKPSCSVCGKSFANEVNLRKHQKIHTGVREYVCSECEKTFITAADLKKHQLIHTGEKPYMCLYCGKRFSQLGGQKTHERIHTGEKPYKCSHCDKRFNQLGSQKTHERIHTGEKPYKCSLCNERFCHLMSLKTHESNHSGEKPYKCSHCDKRFRQSSQMKLHERIHTGEKPYKCSHCDMRFNRLGGQKRHERIHTGERPYKCSHCDNKFSQLRSLKTHERIHTGEKQVPFWQWKRKPDKGDSYCTTHWKRVIID from the exons ATGAGAGGAAGAACTCACTCACTGAAGAGAAAAGACAAAAAATGggtcacctgcactcagtgtggaaagagtctggCAAACAAAAAGAATCTCAAGAGCCACAtgcggatccacactggagagaaaccattcacatgttctcagtgtgggaagagtttcagagaCTCATCAAACCTTAATAGACACATGTTGATCCActctggagagaaaacacactcATGTGATCAATGCGGAAAATCATTTCTGTTGGCTTCAGGCCTGAATGATCACCTTAGAGTTCATGCAACTGAGAAGCCTTCATGCTctgtgtgtggaaagagttttgcaaATGAAGTAAATTTAAGAaaacatcagaagatccacaccggtgtgagagagtatgtgtgcTCTGAGTGTGAGAAGACCTTTATTACAGCTGCAGACTTAAAAAAACACCAgttgattcacactggagagaaaccgtacatgtGTTTATATTGCGGCAAGAGATTCAGTCAGTTAGGAGGCCAGAAAACACACGAGAggatacacactggagagaaaccttacaagtgttcacactgtgacaaaaGATTCAATCAATTAGGAAGCCAGAAAACAcacgagaggattcacactggagagaaaccgtacaagtgttcactcTGCAATGAAAGATTCTGTCATTTAATGAGCCTGAAAACACACGAGAGCAATCAcagtggagagaaaccatacaagtgttcacactgcgacaagagattcagacAGTCATCACAAATGAAATtgcatgagaggattcacactggagagaaaccttacaagtgttcacactgcgacatgaGATTCAATCGGTTAGGAGGCCAGAAaagacatgagaggattcacactggagagagaccgtacaagtgttcacactgcgacaacaAATTCAGTCAGTTAAGAagcctgaaaacacatgagaggattcataCTGGAGAGAAACAA GTACCCttctggcagtggaaacgcaagcctgataaaggtgactcatactgtaccactcattgGAAACGGGTCATAATAGACTGA
- the LOC101884473 gene encoding uncharacterized protein, producing MEETPQVKMREKTHSLKRKDRKRVTCTQCGTSLANKRNLKTHMRIHTGERPFTCSQCGKSFRDSSGLNRHMLIHTGEKTHTCGQCGKSFLLASGLNDHLRVHATEKPSCSVCGKSFANEVNIRRHQKIHTGVREYVCSECEKTFFTSTSLQQHQRIHTGEKPYICSYCDKRFSQLPYLKIHKMIHTGEKPYKCSHCDKRFNNLGSLKTHERIHTGEKPYKCSHCDKRFSHLLSLKTHESNHTGEKPYKCSHCDKRFSQSSQIKLHERIHTGEKPYKCSHCDKRFNQLPHLKSHERIHTGEKPYKCSLCDKRFNRLESQKRHERTHNGETQVRFSQSETLNNTQESESNLKGSRNTKTHVLSC from the coding sequence ATGGAGGAGACACCCCAAGttaaaatgagagaaaaaactcactcactgaagagaaaagacagaaaacgtgtcacctgcactcagtgtggaacgAGTCTGGCAAACAAAAGAAATCTCAAGacccacatgaggatccacactggagagagaccattcacatgttctcagtgtgggaagagtttcagagaCTCATCAGGCCTTAATAGACACAtgttgatccacactggagagaaaacacacacatgtggTCAATGCGGAAAATCATTTCTGTTGGCTTCAGGCCTGAATGATCACCTTAGAGTTCATGCAACTGAGAAGCCTTCATGCTctgtgtgtggaaagagttttgcaaATGAAGTAAATATAAGAagacatcagaagatccacaccggtgtgagagagtatgtgtgctctgagtgtgagaagactttttttACATCTACAAGCTTACAACaacaccagaggattcacactggagagaaaccttataTATGTTCATattgcgacaagagattcagtcagTTACCATATCTGAAAATACAcaagatgattcacactggagagaaaccttacaagtgttcacactgtgacaaaaGATTCAATAATTTAGGAAGCCTAAAAACAcacgagaggattcacactggagagaaaccgtacaagtgttcgcACTGTGACAAAAGATTCAGTCATTTATTAagcctgaaaacacatgagagcaatcacactggagagaaaccatacaagtgttcacactgcgacaagagatttaGTCAGTCATCACAAATTAAATtgcatgagaggattcacacgggagagaaaccgtacaagtgttcacactgtgacaaaaGATTCAATCAGTTACCACATCTGAAatcacatgagaggattcacacgggagagaaaccttacaagtgttcactcTGCGACAAAAGATTCAATCGGTTGGAAAGCCAGAAAAGACATGAGAGGACTCACAATGGAGAGACACAAGTGAGATTCAGTCAGTCAGAAACATTGAATAACACACAAGAGTCTGAGAgtaaccttaaagggtcacgaaacaccaaaacacatgttttgagctgttga
- the LOC110439329 gene encoding uncharacterized protein isoform X2, protein MRGRTHSLKRKDKKWVTCTQCGKSLANKKNLKSHMRIHTGEKPFTCSQCGKSFRDSSNLNRHMLIHSGEKTHSCDQCGKSFLLASGLNDHLRVHATEKPSCSVCGKSFANEVNLRKHQKIHTGVREYVCSECEKTFITAADLKKHQLIHTGEKPYMCLYCGKRFSQLGGQKTHERIHTGEKPYKCSHCDKRFNQLGSQKTHERIHTGEKPYKCSLCNERFCHLMSLKTHESNHSGEKPYKCSHCDKRFRQSSQMKLHERIHTGEKPYKCSHCDMRFNRLGGQKRHERIHTGERPYKCSHCDNKFSQLRSLKTHERIHTGEKQVRFSQSETLKYTQECHVRE, encoded by the coding sequence ATGAGAGGAAGAACTCACTCACTGAAGAGAAAAGACAAAAAATGggtcacctgcactcagtgtggaaagagtctggCAAACAAAAAGAATCTCAAGAGCCACAtgcggatccacactggagagaaaccattcacatgttctcagtgtgggaagagtttcagagaCTCATCAAACCTTAATAGACACATGTTGATCCActctggagagaaaacacactcATGTGATCAATGCGGAAAATCATTTCTGTTGGCTTCAGGCCTGAATGATCACCTTAGAGTTCATGCAACTGAGAAGCCTTCATGCTctgtgtgtggaaagagttttgcaaATGAAGTAAATTTAAGAaaacatcagaagatccacaccggtgtgagagagtatgtgtgcTCTGAGTGTGAGAAGACCTTTATTACAGCTGCAGACTTAAAAAAACACCAgttgattcacactggagagaaaccgtacatgtGTTTATATTGCGGCAAGAGATTCAGTCAGTTAGGAGGCCAGAAAACACACGAGAggatacacactggagagaaaccttacaagtgttcacactgtgacaaaaGATTCAATCAATTAGGAAGCCAGAAAACAcacgagaggattcacactggagagaaaccgtacaagtgttcactcTGCAATGAAAGATTCTGTCATTTAATGAGCCTGAAAACACACGAGAGCAATCAcagtggagagaaaccatacaagtgttcacactgcgacaagagattcagacAGTCATCACAAATGAAATtgcatgagaggattcacactggagagaaaccttacaagtgttcacactgcgacatgaGATTCAATCGGTTAGGAGGCCAGAAaagacatgagaggattcacactggagagagaccgtacaagtgttcacactgcgacaacaAATTCAGTCAGTTAAGAagcctgaaaacacatgagaggattcataCTGGAGAGAAACAAGTGAGATTCAGTCAGTCAGAAACATTGAAATACACACAAGAGTGTCACGTCAGAGAGTAA